TTGCCATGAAATTTTTAACGTGCTGATGGGATTTGCTCCCCAAAGAACAACGACGTTGGAGTGCTCTAAGATCACAGGCCAGCTAGTTTGTTGCTCATAGACACCGATACTACCGATAACATGAGGCATAATAATTTGACTAGCCCCCGTGGAGTAGTCCCCTAAACTGCCCGTAAAGCCACCGCTTAAGTTCATAAAGCGATGCAGTAATATTCTAGAGTTGTGAACGTTCCCGACACTTTTCCAGCCGTAACTTCCCGCAAAAACGCTTGCAGGACCTTTTTGGGTACGTGTTTTTTTGAGTTCGCGTGCAACGAGTTTGATCGCATCTTCATAACTGACGCGTACAAATTCTTCGCTACCTCTGAGGGCTGGTTTTGGATCGTTTGGGTTCTCAAGGTAACTTTTACGCACCATCGGATATTTGACGCGAGATTTATAGATCATATCGGCGGTGTTACCTTGAAGGGAGTTGGGAATTTTACTTGTGTTAAAAAATGGTTTGGAATCAATGACCTTTCCGTCTTTTAACGTTACTTTTAAAACACCCCAGTGTGTTCCTGTAATGACTTCGCCATTTTTGAGCACATCACTAGGTTCTTTCGCAAACAGCGAATAGGTTCCTGACAGTTGCGAAAAAACGGGAACCGTTGCTAGGGTAGCACCGATTTTTAAAAATCCTCTTCGATTGATTGTTTCTTGCATAATGTTCTCCTCTTACTTTTTCATATCGCTGGCATTCTTTTGTAAATACTGAGTCACTAACCACACATCATCTTTCTGAATCGGCGTTCGATCTAACATCGAGCGAAACGTTGATGGCCACTGATTGGCAGTAAAGTGATCGATAGCATTGAGCGTATGGCACATGGAGCAATTGTCCGAATAGAGTTTTGCGGCTTTTTCCATCATCGGCTCAACACTCTTTTCATAATCGCCTTGTGTTGTATACGCTTCCGTGGTAACGATATTCCATTGATCTTTACTTTCCACAATTTTCGTTACAGGTATGATGTTTTTGGCAAAAGCTAAAGAGAAAATACGTGCTTTATCCGTAAAATAAATCACGTTGGGCGTGTTTTTATTTTGATAACCTGTGATCTTAAATTTGATTCTATCGCCCTCTTGCGAAAGAATTTCGATTGCATTGGTTGGTAGGAGTTTTCCCACGACTTTTCCAGATATTGCATCTAAATAGACGGGCTTTTCTTTAACGGAATAAACGACGTCGTTTGCAAAAAGCGCGCATGATGTTAAGACAATGCCCGTGACTTGTTTCCACATAAAATACCTCCACAATAGTTGAAATGTTTTAAAACTAAAGAAGAGTATAAAGGATTAAAAAGTAGATTTAATGGAAAAAAAATGGCAAAAAAATGGCGTTTAAAGTGGTAAATGCAGTTTGATGGAAAAAAGTGCTCCTTTATCGGTGTTTTCAACGTTGACATAGCCTTGCATGTTGTTTTCGATAATTGCTTTGGTCATATAAAGTCCAATTCCTGTGCCTTGTTTGGCGTGTTTGGTCGTAAAATAAGGCTCAAAAATACGCTCAATATTTTCAGGTGCGATACCACCGCCATTATCTTCGATGCGGATAATCGTAAACTGCTTTCCTATTTTGATATTGATACGAATGGAGGGTTCTAAAACACGTCGCTCGATCAAGACATCTTTTGCATTGGATAATATATTTAAAACGGCATGGGCAAATTCGTTGGGATAACCTATAATAAGGCTGTCTTTGGCGGCGTAATCGTAGGCAAGCGTGATATTATGGTATTTGAGTGAAGCATTGATGATGGATATGGCATTATTGCATGCTTCCATGACACTGAAACTTTCTTTGTTTTTAGAGGGTTGAAAGAAGTTTTGAAAGTCATAAATCGTATTAGACATGTGTTCGGTTACATCGCAGCAAGTATGGATGAATTTAAAGAGATCTTCTTGGCTTAACGTATCGTAACGCGCGATGGCCTCGACTTCCATCAAAATGGCGTTAATTTCACTAATAGGTTGGCGCCACTGATGGGCAATATTGCCAAGCATGTTTCCCATAGCGGCAAGTTTAGATTGTTGGACTAAAAGTTTTTCTTGATCGCTTCTTTGCTTGATCTCCTCTTGTATTTTTTGTTCTAAACTGTCAATCATTTCATTCATCACGTCTTTAAGGGCGTTGAGTTCGTGATAGTTTGAACTTAAACTTAAGCGTTGACCAAATTTTCCCTCTTTAAGATTGCTAACGGTTTGTGTCGCTTCTTGAATTAATAATCGGTCTTGGTTGAGCGTCTCTTGTACGCCTGCAACATGTTGGTTGATCGTTTTTGCCATTTTCCCAAGTTCGTCGTTATGATCAAGTTTAATAAAAACCTGTTCGTCCGTTTTGGCCGGATTTTTCAAAT
Above is a genomic segment from Sulfurospirillum halorespirans DSM 13726 containing:
- a CDS encoding sensor histidine kinase, translating into MNNLSIRTKFLILGIIAFVSLLSLALLSMNINQRGFANLHHVFTDFKKVQNLQSNYIEPLFILRETMLTLVMSPNDDYKKRADQKLMPILDKLETMIAQAPEPIVEQWKRYKELLLTTRSYALQSFDEGSFMNAISEERDAFYTLINSLKELQEERLEDSQSTFTYAEKNVIQSHYYLIVGFFLIAVISFLFDSVIVKQIVESIEKVQHGLQQFFTYLKNPAKTDEQVFIKLDHNDELGKMAKTINQHVAGVQETLNQDRLLIQEATQTVSNLKEGKFGQRLSLSSNYHELNALKDVMNEMIDSLEQKIQEEIKQRSDQEKLLVQQSKLAAMGNMLGNIAHQWRQPISEINAILMEVEAIARYDTLSQEDLFKFIHTCCDVTEHMSNTIYDFQNFFQPSKNKESFSVMEACNNAISIINASLKYHNITLAYDYAAKDSLIIGYPNEFAHAVLNILSNAKDVLIERRVLEPSIRINIKIGKQFTIIRIEDNGGGIAPENIERIFEPYFTTKHAKQGTGIGLYMTKAIIENNMQGYVNVENTDKGALFSIKLHLPL